One genomic window of Oryctolagus cuniculus chromosome 11, mOryCun1.1, whole genome shotgun sequence includes the following:
- the SMIM41 gene encoding small integral membrane protein 41 has protein sequence MNGSQVGAAAPAAWLTCCNQSGAPLELPGGRRTVQAVVLGVLSLLVLCGVLFLAGGLLLRAQGLAALLAHERRASCGSEPSGNSGGDDSS, from the coding sequence ATGAACGGCTCGCAGGTGGGCGCTGCGGCCCCGGCCGCCTGGCTGACCTGCTGCAACCAGTCGGGGGCGCCGCTGGAGCTCCCTGGGGGCCGGCGCACAGTGCAGGCGGTGGTGCTGGGCGTGCTGTCGTTGCTGGTGCTCTGCGGGGTCCTGTTCCTGGCCGGCGGGCTGCTCCTCCGTGCGCAGGGCCTGGCGGCACTGCTGGCCCACGAGCGCCGGGCGTCCTGTGGCTCCGAGCCCAGCGGCAACAGTGGGGGCGACGACTCCTCCTAG
- the NR4A1 gene encoding nuclear receptor subfamily 4immunitygroup A member 1 isoform X1 — protein sequence MPCIQAQYGTPVPSPGPRDHLASDPLSPELSKPTMDLASPEAAPAAPTALPSFSTFMDSYTGEFDTFLYQLPGTAQPCSSASSSASSTSSSSATSPASASFKFEDFQVYGCYPGPLSGPLDDALSSGSDHYGSPCSAPSPNTPSFQAPQLSPWDSSFGHFSPSQTYDGLRAWTEQLPKAAGPPPTFFSFSPPTGPSPGLGQSSLKLFPSPSQATPQLGEGEGYSVPAAAFPGLVPTSPHLDGSGMLDAPATSAKARSGAPGGSEGRCAVCGDNASCQHYGVRTCEGCKGFFKRTVQKNAKYICLATKDCPVDKRRRNRCQFCRFQKCLAVGMVKEVVRTDSLKGRRGRLPSKPKQPPDASPANLLTALVRAHLDSGPSTAKLDYSKFQDLALPCFGKEDARDVQQFYELLSVSLEVVRKWAEKIPGFAELVPSDQDLLLESAFLELFVFRLAYRSKPDEGKLIFCSGLVLHRLQCARGFGDWIDSILDFSRSLHSLVVDVPAFACLSALVLIADRHGLQEPQRVEELQNRITGCLKEHVGDSCLSRLLGKLPELRSLCTQGRQRIFYLKLEDLVPPPPIVDKIFMDTLPF from the exons ATGCCCTGTATCCAAGCCCAGTATGGGACTCcggtgcccagcccaggaccgCGTGACCACCTGGCAAGCGACCCCCTGAGCCCCGAGCTCAGCAAGCCCACCATGGACCTGGCCAGCCCAGAGgcggcccctgcagcccccactgccctgcccagCTTCAGCACCTTCATGGACAGCTACACAGGGGAGTTTGACACCTTCCTCTACCAGCTGCCGGGAACAGCTCAGCCGTGCTCCTCGGCCTCCTCCTCGGCCTCCTCCACGTCCTCGTCCTCGGCCAcctcccccgcctctgcctccttcAAGTTCGAGGACTTCCAAGTGTACGGCTGCTACCCTGGCCCCCTGAGTGGCCCCCTCGATGATGCCCTGTCCAGCGGCTCCGACCACTACGGCAGCCCCTGCTCAGCCCCGTCGCCAAACACGCCCAGCTTCCAGGCACCCCAGCTCTCTCCCTGGGACAGCTCCTTTGGCCACTTCTCCCCCAGCCAGACTTACGACGGCCTGCGGGCATGGACAGAGCAGCTGCCCAAGGCTGCCGGGCCCCCACCAACCTTCTTTTCCTTCAGCCCCCCGACGGGTCCCAGCCCCGGCCTGGGCCAGAGTTCCCTGAAGTTGTTCCCGTCGCCATCGCAGGCCACCCCCCAGCTCGGGGAGGGAGAGGGCTACTCTGTGCCAGCGGCGGCTTTCCCGGGCCTGGTACCCACCTCCCCACACCTCGACGGCTCGGGGATGCTGGACGCGCCAGCGACCTCAGCCAAGGCCCGGAGTGGGGCTCCAGGTGGCAGCGAGGGCCGCTGCGCCGTGTGTGGGGACAATGCTTCGTGCCAGCATTATGGCGTTCGCACCTGCGAGGGTTGCAAGGGCTTCTTCAAG CGTACGGTGCAGAAAAACGCCAAGTACATCTGCCTGGCGACCAAGGACTGCCCTGTGGACAAGAGGCGGCGGAACCGCTGCCAGTTCTGCCGCTTCCAGAAGTGCCTGGCCGTGGGCATGGTGAAGGAAG TCGTCCGGACAGACAGCTTGAAAGGGCGGCGGGGCCGGCTACCTTCGAAACCCAAGCAGCCACCCGATGCCTCGCCTGCCAATCTCCTCACCGCCCTTGTCCGCGCGCACCTGGACTCGGGGCCCAGCACGGCCAAACTGGACTACTCCAAG TTCCAGGACCTGGCGCTGCCCtgctttgggaaggaagacgccAGGGACGTGCAGCAGTTCTACGAGCTGCTCTCCGTGTCCCTGGAGGTCGTCCGGAAGTGGGCCGAGAAGATCCCCGGCTTTGCCGAGCTGGTGCCGAGCGACCAGGACCTGCTGCTGGAGTCGGCCTTCCTGGAGCTCTTCGTCTTCCGCCTGGCGTACCG GTCTAAGCCGGACGAGGGCAAGCTCATCTTCTGCTCTGGCCTGGTGCTGCACCGGCTACAGTGTGCCCGCGGCTTCGGCGACTGGATCGACAGCATCCTGGATTTCTCACGCTCCCTGCACTCCTTGGTTGTGGATGTCCCTGCCTTCGCCTGCCTGTCCGCGCTCGTGCTGATCGCCG ACCGACACGGGCTGCAGGAGCCACAGCGGGTGGAGGAGCTGCAGAACCGCATCACCGGCTGCTTAAAGGAACACGTGGGGGACAGCTGCTTGTCCCGCCTGCTGGGCAAGCTGCCCGAACTGCGATCCCTGTGTACCCAGGGCCGGCAACGAATCTTCTACCTCAAGCTGGAGGACCTGGTGCCCCCTCCGCCCATCGTGGACAAGATCTTCATGGACACGCTgcccttctga
- the NR4A1 gene encoding nuclear receptor subfamily 4immunitygroup A member 1 isoform X2, translating into MDRGQPLLLPGSWAPPASVSAPQGPIHPEAGRLWFLLYKQRRTRRRGDRCTSRACSAGPRPQPPGQSHCQEEPPAPPWDPPPVRLAVRGLRGLRRIGRRKPLSASRGERRKPGWAAGAEQEMPCIQAQYGTPVPSPGPRDHLASDPLSPELSKPTMDLASPEAAPAAPTALPSFSTFMDSYTGEFDTFLYQLPGTAQPCSSASSSASSTSSSSATSPASASFKFEDFQVYGCYPGPLSGPLDDALSSGSDHYGSPCSAPSPNTPSFQAPQLSPWDSSFGHFSPSQTYDGLRAWTEQLPKAAGPPPTFFSFSPPTGPSPGLGQSSLKLFPSPSQATPQLGEGEGYSVPAAAFPGLVPTSPHLDGSGMLDAPATSAKARSGAPGGSEGRCAVCGDNASCQHYGVRTCEGCKGFFKRTVQKNAKYICLATKDCPVDKRRRNRCQFCRFQKCLAVGMVKEVVRTDSLKGRRGRLPSKPKQPPDASPANLLTALVRAHLDSGPSTAKLDYSKFQDLALPCFGKEDARDVQQFYELLSVSLEVVRKWAEKIPGFAELVPSDQDLLLESAFLELFVFRLAYRSKPDEGKLIFCSGLVLHRLQCARGFGDWIDSILDFSRSLHSLVVDVPAFACLSALVLIADRHGLQEPQRVEELQNRITGCLKEHVGDSCLSRLLGKLPELRSLCTQGRQRIFYLKLEDLVPPPPIVDKIFMDTLPF; encoded by the exons ATGGACAgaggccagcccctgctcctccctgggtCTTGGGCTCCTCCCGCCAGCGTGAGTGCTCCCCAGGGCCCGATCCATCCAGAAGC GGGCCGGCTCTGGTTTCTGCTATATAAGCAGAGGAGGACACGCAGGCGTGGAGACCGCTGTACATCCAGAGCCTGCTCGGCTGGTCCACGGCCTCAGCCCCCTGGGCAGTCACATTGCCAGgaagagcccccagccccgccctgggatCCTCCACCTGTGCGGCTGGCTGTCCGTGGTCTCCGTGGTCTTCGTCGGATCGGGAGGAGGAAGCCG CTTTCGGCCtcgagaggagagaggaggaagccagGCTGGGCCGCAGGCGCTGAGCAGG AGATGCCCTGTATCCAAGCCCAGTATGGGACTCcggtgcccagcccaggaccgCGTGACCACCTGGCAAGCGACCCCCTGAGCCCCGAGCTCAGCAAGCCCACCATGGACCTGGCCAGCCCAGAGgcggcccctgcagcccccactgccctgcccagCTTCAGCACCTTCATGGACAGCTACACAGGGGAGTTTGACACCTTCCTCTACCAGCTGCCGGGAACAGCTCAGCCGTGCTCCTCGGCCTCCTCCTCGGCCTCCTCCACGTCCTCGTCCTCGGCCAcctcccccgcctctgcctccttcAAGTTCGAGGACTTCCAAGTGTACGGCTGCTACCCTGGCCCCCTGAGTGGCCCCCTCGATGATGCCCTGTCCAGCGGCTCCGACCACTACGGCAGCCCCTGCTCAGCCCCGTCGCCAAACACGCCCAGCTTCCAGGCACCCCAGCTCTCTCCCTGGGACAGCTCCTTTGGCCACTTCTCCCCCAGCCAGACTTACGACGGCCTGCGGGCATGGACAGAGCAGCTGCCCAAGGCTGCCGGGCCCCCACCAACCTTCTTTTCCTTCAGCCCCCCGACGGGTCCCAGCCCCGGCCTGGGCCAGAGTTCCCTGAAGTTGTTCCCGTCGCCATCGCAGGCCACCCCCCAGCTCGGGGAGGGAGAGGGCTACTCTGTGCCAGCGGCGGCTTTCCCGGGCCTGGTACCCACCTCCCCACACCTCGACGGCTCGGGGATGCTGGACGCGCCAGCGACCTCAGCCAAGGCCCGGAGTGGGGCTCCAGGTGGCAGCGAGGGCCGCTGCGCCGTGTGTGGGGACAATGCTTCGTGCCAGCATTATGGCGTTCGCACCTGCGAGGGTTGCAAGGGCTTCTTCAAG CGTACGGTGCAGAAAAACGCCAAGTACATCTGCCTGGCGACCAAGGACTGCCCTGTGGACAAGAGGCGGCGGAACCGCTGCCAGTTCTGCCGCTTCCAGAAGTGCCTGGCCGTGGGCATGGTGAAGGAAG TCGTCCGGACAGACAGCTTGAAAGGGCGGCGGGGCCGGCTACCTTCGAAACCCAAGCAGCCACCCGATGCCTCGCCTGCCAATCTCCTCACCGCCCTTGTCCGCGCGCACCTGGACTCGGGGCCCAGCACGGCCAAACTGGACTACTCCAAG TTCCAGGACCTGGCGCTGCCCtgctttgggaaggaagacgccAGGGACGTGCAGCAGTTCTACGAGCTGCTCTCCGTGTCCCTGGAGGTCGTCCGGAAGTGGGCCGAGAAGATCCCCGGCTTTGCCGAGCTGGTGCCGAGCGACCAGGACCTGCTGCTGGAGTCGGCCTTCCTGGAGCTCTTCGTCTTCCGCCTGGCGTACCG GTCTAAGCCGGACGAGGGCAAGCTCATCTTCTGCTCTGGCCTGGTGCTGCACCGGCTACAGTGTGCCCGCGGCTTCGGCGACTGGATCGACAGCATCCTGGATTTCTCACGCTCCCTGCACTCCTTGGTTGTGGATGTCCCTGCCTTCGCCTGCCTGTCCGCGCTCGTGCTGATCGCCG ACCGACACGGGCTGCAGGAGCCACAGCGGGTGGAGGAGCTGCAGAACCGCATCACCGGCTGCTTAAAGGAACACGTGGGGGACAGCTGCTTGTCCCGCCTGCTGGGCAAGCTGCCCGAACTGCGATCCCTGTGTACCCAGGGCCGGCAACGAATCTTCTACCTCAAGCTGGAGGACCTGGTGCCCCCTCCGCCCATCGTGGACAAGATCTTCATGGACACGCTgcccttctga
- the ATG101 gene encoding autophagy-related protein 101 has translation MNCRSEVLEVTVEGRQVEEAMLAVLHTVLLHRSTGKFHYKKEGTYSIGTVGTQDVDCDFIDFTYVRVSSDELDRALRKVVGEFKEALRSSGGDGLGQMSLEFYQKKKSRWPFSDECIPWEVWTVKVHVVALATEQERQICREKVGERLCEKVTNVVEVMNRHEYLPKMPTQSEVDNVFDTGLRDVQPYLYKISFQITDALGTSVTTTMRRLIKDTLAL, from the exons ATGAACTGTCGCTCGGAGGTGCTGGAGGTGACGGTGGAGGGCCGGCAGGTGGAGGAGGCCATGCTGGCCGTGCTGCACACGGTGCTGCTCCACCGCAGCACGGGCAAGTTCCACTACAAGAAGGAGGGCACCTACTCCATCGGCACTGTGGGCACCCAGGACGTCGACTGCGACTTCATCGACTTCACCTACGTGCGCGTGTCCTCTGACGAGCTGGACCGTGCCCTGCGCAAGGTTGTCGGGGAGTTCAAG gagGCCCTGCGCAGCTCCGGCGGGGACGGGCTGGGGCAGATGTCCCTGGAGTTCTACCAGAAGAAGAAGTCCCGCTGGCCCTTCTCGGACGAGTGCATCCCGTGGGAGGTGTGGACGGTGAAGGTGCACGTGGTGGCTCTGGCCACGGAGCAGGAGCGGCAGATCTGCCGGGAGAAGGTGGGCGAGAGGCTGTGTGAGAAGGTGACCAATGTGGTGGAGGTGATGAACCGGCACGAGTACCTGCCCAAGATGCCCACGCAGTCCGAGGTGGACAACGTGTTCGACACGGGCCTGCGGGACGTGCAGCCCTACCTGTACAAGATCTCCTTCCAGATCACTGACGCCCTGGGCACTTCCGTCACCACCACCATGCGCAGGCTCATCAAGGACACCCTGGCTCTGTAG